From the genome of Nicotiana sylvestris chromosome 2, ASM39365v2, whole genome shotgun sequence, one region includes:
- the LOC104220149 gene encoding pectinesterase-like, translating to MATNSSQPLLDTPKTKSSSSKALYILLSLAAIVGSVGLVSIWAINGSSSSISLTAHVCDQAHDQPSCLATVSEVAPAGLMDTTTVDLLQMVLHKSSLKIHETIDLVSNVNGRINNDNEQAALADCLELMNLSRDRLMDSMMALGNLSAQAHFDVHTWLSSILTNHVTCMDGLNGQAQSIMKPMLKDLIVRAKTSLALMVKMTPSNTMDLPSVTDGLPSWVTSNDRRLLQLSANAIKANVIVAKDGSGKYKTVKEAVASAPDNSKTRYVIYVKKGIYKENVEIGKKKKNVMLVGDGMDATIITGSLNVVDGSTTFKSATVAAVGDGFIAQDLRFQNTAGAAKHQAVALRVGADQSVINRCKIDAFQDTLYAHSLRQFYRDCYIAGTVDFIFGNAAVVFQNSKIAARKPGPGQKNMVTAQGREDPNQNTGTSIQNCDIIATSDLAPVKGSVKTYLGRPWKAYSRTVFMQSNIGDHIDPEGWSVWQGDFALKTLYYGEYMNKGPGAGTSKRVKWPGYHILNAAEARKFTVGQLIQGGAWLKSTGVAYTEGL from the exons ATGGCTACTAATTCCTCTCAACCATTGTTAGACACTCCCAAAACAAAATCCTCCTCTTCTAAAGCTCTCTATATTCTTCTGTCCTTAGCTGCTATTGTGGGCTCAGTTGGATTAGTTTCAATCTGGGCCATCAATGGCAGCAGCTCATCAATTTCCTTGACAGCCCATGTTTGTGATCAGGCCCATGATCAGCCATCTTGCTTGGCCACGGTGTCTGAGGTTGCACCTGCTGGTTTGATGGATACCACGACAGTGGATTTGTTACAGATGGTTTTGCATAAATCATCGTTAAAAATCCATGAGACGATCGATTTAGTGAGCAATGTGAACGGTCGGATTAATAATGACAACGAGCAAGCAGCTCTAGCAGATTGTCTAGAGTTAATGAATTTGTCAAGGGACAGATTAATGGACTCCATGATGGCACTGGGGAACCTATCGGCCCAAGCCCATTTTGACGTCCATACATGGCTAAGTAGCATTCTGACCAACCATGTTACATGCATGGATGGGCTAAACGGTCAGGCCCAGTCCATTATGAAGCCCATGTTGAAGGATTTGATAGTAAGAGCAAAGACTTCCTTAGCCTTGATGGTTAAAATGACACCATCTAATACCATGGATCTTCCATCAGTTACTGATGGATTACCCTCATGGGTTACTTCTAATGATAGAAGGCTTTTGCAACTATCTGCAAATGCCATAAAAGCCAATGTAATAGTGGCCAAAGATGGTAGTGGAAAATATAAGACTGTAAAGGAAGCAGTTGCATCAGCTCCAGATAATAGCAAGACTCGTTATGTTATATATGTGAAAAAAGGAATATACAAAGAGAATGTTGagattgggaaaaagaagaaaaatgtgaTGCTTGTTGGTGATGGTATGGATGCTACTATTATCACTGGCAGCTTGAATGTTGTCGATGGTTCAACAACCTTCAAATCTGCAACTGTTG CTGCTGTTGGGGATGGATTCATAGCCCAAGATCTGCGGTTTCAAAACACAGCAGGAGCAGCAAAACACCAAGCAGTAGCACTTCGTGTTGGAGCAGATCAATCAGTCATCAATCGTTGCAAAATAGATGCATTCCAAGATACCCTCTATGCCCACAGCCTCCGCCAATTCTACAGAGATTGTTACATCGCTGGCACTGTTGATTTCATCTTTGGTAATGCAGCAGTCGTGTTCCAAAACTCAAAAATCGCAGCACGAAAGCCCGGGCCTGGACAAAAGAACATGGTTACAGCCCAAGGTCGTGAAGATCCAAACCAAAATACAGGAACTTCAATCCAAAATTGTGATATTATTGCTACCTCAGACCTTGCACCAGTGAAAGGGTCCGTTAAGACATATTTGGGCCGTCCATGGAAAGCGTACTCACGAACTGTATTTATGCAGTCCAATATTGGAGACCATATTGACCCAGAGGGTTGGTCAGTATGGCAAGGTGATTTTGCCTTGAAAACTTTATATTATGGTGAGTATATGAACAAAGGACCTGGAGCTGGAACTAGTAAGAGAGTGAAGTGGCCTGGTTATCATATTTTAAATGCAGCAGAGGCGAGGAAATTCACAGTGGGTCAGCTGATTCAAGGAGGAGCATGGTTGAAATCCACTGGTGTGGCTTACACTGAGGGGTTGTGA
- the LOC104220150 gene encoding nuclear transport factor 2B — protein sequence MEEQSEMVGRAFVDHYYNLFDNDRSSIGTLYQPSSMLSFEGQKLQGSEDISAKLNALPFGQCRHAISTIDSQPSSFSGGVIVFVSGSIQLLGEDYPLRFSQMFHLIPTMEGSFFVQNDIFRLNYG from the exons ATGGAAGAACAATCAGAAATGGTAGGAAGAGCATTTGTGGATCACTACTACAATCTCTTTGACAATGATCGATCGTCGATTGGTACTCTGTATCAACCAAGTTCAATGCTCTCATTTGAGGGCCAAAAGTTGCAGGGAAGTGAAGATATATCTGCTAAGCTTAATGCATTGCCCTTTGGACAATGCAGGCATGCGATTAGCACCATTGATTCTCAACCTTCGTCCTTTTCCGGAGGGGTCATAGTCTTTGTCAGTGGTAGCATTCAACTTCTTGGAGAGGACTATCCCCTGAGGTTCAGCCag ATGTTTCACTTGATCCCAACTATGGAAGGAAGTTTCTTTGTGCAGAATGACATATTTCGCCTCAACTATGGCTAG
- the LOC104220151 gene encoding probable dolichyl-diphosphooligosaccharide--protein glycosyltransferase subunit 3B, translating to MAISPSSVLLITLLFLLAPIYTHSNSSDDLLSELINLRSQSPTGVIHLNDSLLQRILSIPSPKPFSSLIFFDAKQLHSKPDINLPAFKREFSLLSFSFLVNHPKNSNNTHIFFFVIEFQESQSSFALFELKSLPHIRLLPFFLTDLKRDSVPMDASGYSRGAESMKEFVEANVEVNVGPIHRPPAISKKMMAAIGGVFLIWSPFLVKKIISGKTLLHDKYMWMTGSIFVYFFSVSGTMHSIIRKVPMYLEDRNDAGNSKMIFFYQASGMQLGTEGFAVGFLYMVVGLLLAFMTHVLVCVKNRTAQRLFMAFGLIVSFWAVKKVIYLDNWKTGYGVHAYWPSSWM from the coding sequence ATGGCAATCTCTCCATCATCTGTTCTACTCATCACTCTTCTCTTTCTCCTTGCACCCATATACACTCATTCCAATTCTTCCGACGACTTACTCTCCGAACTGATCAACCTCCGATCACAATCACCTACCGGCGTTATCCACCTCAATGACTCCCTTCTCCAACGCATCCTCTCTATCCCTTCCCCTAAACCTTTCTCTTCCCTCATTTTCTTTGACGCCAAACAGCTCCACTCGAAACCCGACATCAATCTCCCTGCTTTCAAGCGTGAATTCTCccttctctccttttctttcctcGTCAACCACCCCAAAAACAGCAACAACACTCACATCTTCTTCTTCGTCATTGAGTttcaagaatctcaatcttcttTCGCCTTGTTTGAACTCAAGTCTTTACCCCATATTCGGTTATTACCCTTTTTTTTAACGGATTTGAAAAGGGATAGTGTTCCAATGGATGCTTCCGGTTATTCAAGGGGAGCTGAGTCGATGAAGGAGTTTGTAGAGGCGAATGTGGAGGTTAATGTGGGTCCCATTCATCGACCCCCAGCAATTTCCAAGAAAATGATGGCTGCTATTGGTGGTGTATTCTTGATTTGGAGTCCATTTTTGGTGAAAAAGATTATTTCTGGAAAAACCCTATTGCATGATAAGTATATGTGGATGACCGGGTCGATTTTCGTGTACTTTTTTAGTGTTTCAGGGACAATGCATAGTATAATTAGGAAAGTGCCGATGTATTTGGAGGATAGGAATGATGCAGGGAATTCGAAGATGATTTTCTTTTACCAAGCATCTGGGATGCAGTTAGGGACTGAAGGTTTTGCTGTTGGATTCTTGTACATGGTTGTTGGATTGTTATTGGCATTTATGACTCATGTTTTGGTTTGTGTGAAGAACAGGACAGCGCAGAGGTTGTTTATGGCTTTTGGGCTCATCGTTTCATTTTGGGCAGTAAAGAAGGTGATTTACTTGGATAATTGGAAGACTGGATATGGTGTTCATGCTTATTGGCCTTCAAGTTGGATGTAG
- the LOC104220153 gene encoding pentatricopeptide repeat-containing protein At4g21170 yields the protein MTIASRALFLFKNSLTTAITVTTTPKSQDWRNQFKQTQLVSLISSILLQRQTNLWPSLLKNLKLSSSQLTPSLFLQILHKTQKTNPQVSLHFFHYAKNNLGFQPDAKILCTLVYVLLGSGLSKPAKPILDSLIQTYPPTQIVDFLIHSFKAADFHIQVSVLSSVLDSYCNKGLFFEALQVYRNAREYGYFISTDSCNALLNLLYRKNELRLAWRYYGSIIRNGVQENVLTCSLIAQMLCKDGKFEKIVPIIDKGLCTPVMYNILIDCYSKRGNFEAAFGYLNDMYGKSIDPTFSTFSSILNGACKYQNAEVINSVLSSMVEKGHFPKVMSPDYNSVIQKFSDLGKTYAAALFFREASEKKIELQDNTYGSMLRALSKEGIVDDAISMYNIIIDRKVVINDKCYSAFMSVLCNENPSEEVSGLLKDLIGRGFAPPISQVSKFIFSQCEMRKWKEAEELLNVILQRGLQLESFCCSSLVRHYCFSRRIDSTISLHTELERLGVALDVKTYTILLDRLFKSRRREEALRIFDYMRTHDMLSSESFSIMVRGLCQEKEFRKAMRLHDEMLKLGLKPHTKAYKHLISGFG from the coding sequence ATGACCATTGCCTCTAGAGCCCTCTTCCTCTTCAAGAATTCACTCACAACAGCAATCACTGTAACAACAACACCAAAGTCCCAAGATTGGAGAAACCAATTCAAACAAACCCAATTAGTTTCCCTAATATCCTCTATTCTCTTACAAAGACAAACAAACCTCTGGCCTTCACTTCTCAAGAACCTCAAACTTTCTTCCTCACAATTAACTCCATCTCTCTTCCTTCAAATCCTCCACAAAACCCAAAAAACCAACCCACAAGTCTCTTTACACTTCTTCCACTATGCAAAGAACAATCTTGGGTTCCAACCTGATGCCAAAATTCTTTGTACACTTGTTTATGTACTTCTCGGGTCCGGACTATCCAAACCCGCAAAACCCATATTGGATTCTCTCATTCAAACATACCCACCAACCcaaattgttgatttcttgaTTCATTCATTCAAAGCTGCTGACTTTCACATTCAGGTTTCAGTATTGAGCTCAGTTCTAGATAGTTATTGCAATAAAGGTTTGTTCTTTGAAGCTCTTCAAGTTTATAGAAATGCTAGAGAATATGGGTATTTTATATCTACTGATAGTTGCAATGCACTGCTCAATTTGCTGTATAGAAAGAATGAGTTAAGATTGGCTTGGCGTTATTATGGTTCTATAATTAGGAATGGGGTTCAGGAGAATGTGCTTACTTGTTCTTTAATTGCTCAGATGCTCTGTAAAGATGGGAAATTTGAGAAAATTGTTCCTATTATTGACAAGGGTTTATGTACTCCTGTTATGTATAATATACTTATAGACTGTTACTCCAAAAGAGGGAATTTTGAAGCTGCATTTGGATATTTAAATGATATGTATGGGAAATCTATTGATCCTACCTTTAGTACTTTTAGCTCAATTCTTAATGGTGCTTGCAAATATCAAAATGCCGAAGTAATAAACTCAGTGCTGAGTTCCATGGTGGAGAAAGGACATTTTCCAAAAGTTATGTCGCCCGATTACAATTCTGTAATTCAGAAGTTCTCTGATTTGGGAAAGACATATGCAGCTGCATTATTTTTCAGGGAAGCTTCTGAAAAAAAGATTGAACTGCAAGATAACACTTATGGATCTATGCTGAGGGCACTTTCCAAGGAAGGTATAGTTGACGATGCTATTTCGATGTACAACATTATAATTGACAGGAAAGTTGTCATCAATGACAAATGCTATAGTGCCTTCATGAGTGTCCTATGCAACGAAAATCCATCAGAAGAAGTCAGCGGTTTGTTGAAAGACTTGATAGGAAGAGGATTCGCTCCTCCCATATCTCAAGTGTCTAAATTTATTTTTTCTCAGTGTGAAATGCGTAAGTGGAAAGAAGCTGAGGAGCTTCTGAATGTTATTCTTCAGAGAGGACTTCAGCTTGAATCGTTTTGTTGTAGCTCTTTGGTGCGTCACTATTGCTTTAGCAGAAGGATTGATTCTACCATTTCTTTACATACTGAACTAGAGAGACTTGGTGTTGCTTTAGATGTAAAGACCTACACTATACTACTCGATAGGCTGTTTAAATCAAGACGGCGTGAAGAAGCTCTAAGGATCTTTGATTACATGAGAACTCATGACATGTTAAGCAGTGAAAGTTTTTCAATCATGGTTAGGGGGCTGTGTCAGGAAAAGGAATTTAGAAAAGCAATGAGATTGCATGATGAGATGTTGAAATTGGGGCTTAAACCCCACACAAAAGCATATAAGCATTTGATTTCTGGGTTTGGCTAA